The following coding sequences lie in one Chionomys nivalis chromosome 8, mChiNiv1.1, whole genome shotgun sequence genomic window:
- the Tnni2 gene encoding troponin I, fast skeletal muscle, producing MCHLSKVAGPQTCVPEAGAGVGEKKKEKNKNKNKKQGPGQWPCGLLWNPGSDGSKEVKALPRPDSPLCPILQKRNRAITARRQHLKSVMLQIAATELEKEESRRESEKQNYLSEHCPPLHIPGSMSEVQELCKQLHAKIDVAEEEKYDMEVKVQKSSKELEDMNQKLFDLRGKFKRPPLRRVRMSADAMLKALLGSKHKVCMDLRANLKQVKKEDTEKERDLRDVGDWRKNIEEKSGMEGRKKMFESES from the exons ATGTGTCACCTAAGCAAAGTAGCAGGACCACAGACATGTGTTCCTGAAGCAGGTGCTGgagtgggagaaaagaaaaaggaaaaaaacaaaaacaaaaacaaaaaacagggccCTGGGCAGTGGCCCTGTGGCCTCCTTTGGAACCCCGGGTCAGATGGCTCCAAGGAGGTCAAAGCTCTACCAAGGCCTGACTCTCCTCTCTGCCCTATCCTGCAGAAGCGCAACAGGGCCATCACGGCCCGGAGACAGCACCTGAAG AGTGTGATGCTCCAGATTGCGGCCACAGagctggagaaagaggaaagCCGCCGTGAATCCGAGAAGCAGAACTACCTGTCCGAGCACTGCCCGCCTCTGCATATTCCAGGCTCCATGTCCGAAGTGCAG GAACTTTGCAAACAATTGCATGCGAAGATTGACGTGGCTGAGGAGGAGAAATACGACATGGAGGTGAAGGTGCAGAAGAGCAGCAAGGAG CTGGAAGACATGAACCAGAAGCTATTTGACCTGAGGGGCAAGTTCAAGAGACCCCCACTTCGGAGGGTGCGTATGTCAGCTGATGCCATGCTGAAGGCGTTGCTGGGCTCTAAGCACAAGGTGTGCATGGACCTGAGGGCCAACCTGAAGCAGGTCAAGAAGGAGGACACCGAGAAG GAGCGGGACCTGCGTGATGTGGGTGACTGGAGGAAGAATATTGAGGAGAAATCTGGCATGGAAGGCCGGAAGAAGATGTTTGAGTCTGAGTCCTAA
- the Syt8 gene encoding synaptotagmin-8, with amino-acid sequence MGRVPDPRSTSAPVDTTAEPSLIPDLITRIPWPRWVLFIIVLAAGVLLVSCLLCVVYCCCRRCQRRRKQPKDKEAVGLGSAPSSTTTHLVQPDVDCLEPCSGGPQQWGRLLLSLEYDFKSQEIRVGLRQAENLKAEGTADPYACVSVSTQAGRRHETKVHRGTLCPRFEETCHFSVPPAELPRATLKVQLLDFKRFSEHEPLGELQLSLGTVDPQHVLENWYQLGPSSSTEPEQMGELCFSLRYVPSSGRLTVVVLEARGLNPGISEPFVKVQLMLNQRKWKKKKTSSKKNTTMPYFNEAFTFLVPFSQLQSVDLVLAVWAHGLQLRAEPVGKVLLGSRASGQPLQHWADMLAHARRPIAQWHHLQSPGEVDRALALKPRLPLPRPHS; translated from the exons atggggcGTGTCCCAGACCCCCGCAGCACCTCAGCCCCAGTTGACACCACTGCTGAGCCCAGTCTCATTCCAGACCTCATTACCAGGATCCCCT GGCCCCGCTGGGTACTCTTTATCATCGTTCTTGCTGCTGGAGTCCTCCTGGTCTCTTGTCTGCTCTGTGTTGTCTACTGCTGTTGCCGCCGCTGCCAACGCCGCAGGAAGCAGCCCAAAGACAAAGAAGCTGTGGGCCTGGGCAGTGCTCCCAGCAGCACCACTACTCACCTG gTTCAACCAGATGTGGACTGCCTGGAGCCCTGCTCGGGGGGGCCGCAACAGTGGGGACGACTGCTGCTCTCACTGGAGTATGACTTTAAAAGCCAGGAG ATTAGGGTGGGCCTGAGGCAGGCCGAAAACCTGAAGGCCGAGGGCACAGCAGACCCCTACGCCTGCGTCAGTGTTTCCACCCAGGCTGGGAGAAGACATGAGACAAAGGTGCACCGGGGGACTCTCTGTCCCAGGTTTGAAGAGACATGCCACTTCTCA GTCCCACCAGCAGAGCTGCCCAGGGCCACCCTGAAGGTGCAGCTGTTGGATTTCAAGCGGTTCTCAGAACACGAGCCTCTGGGGGAGCTCCAGCTATCCTTGGGCACTGTAGACCCTCAGCATGTCCTGGAGAACTGGTACCAGCTGGGCCCTTCTAGTAGCACTGAG CCTGAGCAGATGGGGGAGCTGTGCTTCTCACTGCGCTACGTGCCCAGCTCAGGCCGCCTGACTGTGGTCGTGCTTGAGGCTCGGGGTTTGAATCCAGGGATTTCAG AACCCTTTGTAAAGGTCCAGCTCATGTTAAACcagagaaaatggaagaagaagaaaacatcctCTAAGAAGAACACAACTATGCCCTACTTCAACGAGGCCTTCACCTTCCTGGTTCCCTTTAGCCAGCTCCAG AGTGTGGACCTGGTGCTGGCTGTCTGGGCCCACGGCCTGCAGCTCCGGGCTGAACCTGTGGGCAAGGTGTTGCTGGGTTCCCGGGCTTCGGGTCAACCCCTACAGCACTGGGCAGATATGTTGGCCCATGCCAGGCGACCCATCGCCCAGTGGCACCACCTGCAATCCCCCGGGGAGGTGGATCGTGCTCTGGCCCTGAAGCCTCGCCTCCCCCTGCCTAGGCCTCACTCCTAA